AAGGAAGACAAGAGCACTCAATATGAGTGATCAGCAAGCTTCAATTTATTGGATAGCTCAGTCGCCTTATATTCCTTACATATAATTAGCTCATGCATATTACAAAAGTAAAGCTCATGATTGGTTCtctcatttacttattttatcaGTTACTCCCTAATTCTTTCGACTATACTCCCCAAGTAGGTACTTTCCCGAACTGCCAAGGGCAGTCTGTCCTAGTCGCTGATTGGTTCACACAAGCTGTGTACGATGTTTGTTCAGCTCATGGTGGTCCAGCTGACTTAGTCTACGTGACCTCTATCAGTCAACCATTCCTCTACagttagcgttaggtaggaggttggactcggtgatcttggaggtctcttccaacctagactattctgtgattctgtgatatgtttaactacctgaagcccccctcgGTCTCCTCCCCATCTTTGGACCTGGTGGTGTCATTTCTGTACTTGGTGCCTCCAGCggtgaaccccctcatctacagcatgaggaacaaggAGCTTAAGGATGCAGTGAGGATACTCTTTGGATACATGCTTCTTCAGAATCAGTAATGACTTTCAGTTCCcagtttatttcagaatttattaggaaaatcttttgttaatttgtttttataaataatttatttttatatattttttgttttgatttacataaagatatttttatcatcgtgttatttttttgttttcatttcttatatCCAGTCATCTAATATACCTAAAGGAGCAAGCTTCCTGTGTAGATAAAGACAATAACTGATCTATCAGAACTTCATTTGTCTCTGCTGCCATCTACTCTCACCTCctctggagctgggggagcagcccaGCAAGCATGAGGGCTCAGGGCCAAGAGCCCAGCTGCCACATGGAGGAGCAGCCCTGGTGGCCCTTGGGGCTGCCCCTCACGGCCCGCTGGGCTCggcctctctgctgcctttgggttggggctgctgcttccctggagccatggccatggccagcagcaggacgtggccttttcactgctgctctcttTTGGCTTCCAGTTTGTTCCCTTGTGCTCTTGTATTTGGATAAGCCCTTAGGTCTTGAGTACCTTGGTGAGAGGCCTGTTGTCTCTACAGTGGCATCCCTGTTCCTGCAAGCAGTAGCTGGCAATGTGCCCTGTGTCCCAGCTGGCTTCCCTGATAgtagcacagaaacaaaagggttGGTGCTGAATAGCCAGGGCTGCACaaagggagcccagaactgcaggggcaggggagaggaagCCACTCTGGGCCCTTGCTggcctgagcagagcaggaagggggcCCAGGGCATTCATCCTCTCATTGCAGCCTGCTAGGACCTGCAAGGTGGTCATAGAGCATTCAGGGCCAGGCTCTGCATCATGGCCACAAGCCCTGCGTGCACTCCTCATGCCATGCTCCATGCAGTGGCTGCAGCACCCTCCTTACTGCTCTCTGATGCACACCAGTACTTCCCGGTGCGTGCCAGCCAGCACATCTGCTGAGGGCCAGtgcggctgctgcagggacaaggAGCTCAGCATGGtccttgcagccccctgccctgggcctgcctctccccttgccctcagccccagccttgtctgtgctggcaggagcccTCTTGGCATGTGCTTCCTGGCCTCCCCTCacctctgcacagctgctgcccactcaggctgctggcacaaatGTGTCCTCACAAGCACTACCACCCCTTGGcctgcttctcctggcctcccccacCTGCACTGCCTTGACTCCTTGTCTGTACTTTGGTCTTCCACACCAAAATGCGTCCCTTGGCTGTCAGttccctctcccctgcctcaTAGGGTGACAGCCAAGGTGGTAGGTGTTACCTTTATTTGATACAGTTCTTGTGTAATTCTTGTGTAATTTGCATTGGTGATGGCACAAATGGACAGTTCCTTCATCACTGCTCAACATCCTTCTTCATTTTAGGACACAACTCAACATCCTTCACTGAGcttcaagtttttttctttatcttgtGGATGAACTGGAATATGTCTCCTTGCCGGAATGAACTGGAATATGTCTCCTATGGCCTACTaccgctacgttgccatctgcaagctcctgcactacgggagcctcctgggcagcagagcttgtgccaagatggcagcagctgcctggggcagtggctttctctaTTCTGTCCTGCATATGGCTAATACATTtttctgcccctctgccaaggcaatgctgtggaccaATTCTTCTGTGAGATCACtcagatcctcaagctctcctgctcagatgccttCCTCAGGGAAGTTGGGGTACTTgtgtttagtatttttttaacatttggttgttttgttttcattgtggtgtcttctgtgcagatcttcagggctgtgctgacgATGCCCTCTGAGCAAATGGCCCCCTGGCCATTGTCTCCCTGTTTATCAGCACTGCCgtgtttgcctacctgaagcccccTTTGTTCTCCACCCCATCCATGGACCTGgtggtggcagttctgtactcagCGGTGCCTACAGCAGTGAatcccctcatctacagcatgaggaacctGGAGCTCAAGGATGCAGTGAAGAAACTCTTTGCATACATGCTTCAAGCAAGTATTTGCACACATTCTTCTTCAACATTAATCATGTGCCTATAATTCTATAAGGacactgacattttctgaaataaactgttATGACAAGCTTCTTTAATATCCTTTCTTTATTAGTCTTGTCTAAAGCTTGTGAATTTGActcaatgttatttttagtgtctgatatttaatttttgttgttgttgttgttgatttttatttttttattttttgtttgaacCCAGTCCTCTAATGTACTTCTAGAACTGGCCTTCTGTTGCAGATAGAAACAATAAAGAACATAAATTTACTGGTCTCATGTCTCATCTCTTCCAATCTCTTctgcagctgggggagcagccccagcatgcACAAGGAGCTCAGGATGAAGAGCCCAGCTGCCACAGGGAGGAGCAGCACCAATggcccctggggctgcccctcacTGCCCGCTGGGCTCTACCTCTTTGCTGCCtttgggctggggctgctgcttccctggagccATGGCCAGGGCTAGCAGCAGGACATGGtcttttcactgctgctctcttGGCTTCCACATTGTTCTCTTGTACCCTTGCATCTTTCTTAGCTCTCAGATCATGTGTAGCTTGGTGACAGTCCTGATGCCTCTACAGTGGCCTCTCCACCACATCTCTGCACTCCTCTTCCAAAGCTAGTGTCAGAACTACAACCAAGGAGATCCCTGGACAGGCCTCTTGCTTTTAGGGGTTTCACCATGGATCAGAGTTCTAGAATGATCACTGAAGGACTGTGAGCTGCCTTCTTGGTTGCACATGGCCCAGCAAACAGTAACTTGCCTTTCATTGGCTTGGGAGTGTCCCACTGGTGCTGGCAAATGGCATCCTGAAGAGCAATCTGGAACTGCTTTGTGCCTGGGACAGGCCTCTTGTGCTGTCCTGTATAGGGGGGCTGGCCCTGTGGGGTACAGGCACTCTGTGCTGGGGATCTCCCAGGCAAGAGACCATGGCTCCTGCAGCTTCACAGACCTCCACTTCCTGAGGCGTGGCTGGCGCTACGCCAAGGGCTGCTGTGGAAGGCCCAGAGCTGCCTTTGTCCTAGCAGCTGCGGTGCCTTGCAAGTGGCTGGGACTGTGGTGGCTGTGcgcagagccctgcagcagcctgcactGGGCACTGCCCTggtgccagcccagcctggagagggcagggaggtggggagaggttGGCAGgacctgggctgggctgggcagtgccCAGCAGAGGGCAACAGCAGTGTCAGGGAACAGTGGGAGCATGCAGGGGAGGGCTCCCAAcagggctcggtgctgcagagccagggctgcattcagaagagtattggcagcaggtcaagggaggtgaacTTCTctctctactcagccctggtgaggccacacctgaaGTATTTTGTCCAGTTCTGGGATCCCCAGTAaaagagggacatagaactactgcagcaagtccagaggagggttaCAAAGATGATTAGCAGACTGAAGCACCGGTTGTACCAGGACAGGCTGAAAACACTGTGCCTgcttagcctggaaaagagaagactaaggggagacctcattaatgtcTATAAATATGTGAGGGGAGGTTGTCAAGAGTATGGAGCTGattgttttttagttttcctcAGTTACATGAAGAGcggcaaaggggaaaaaactgaAGCACAAGATGTTCTGGCTCAATGTGAGGGggtacttctttactgtgagggtgacagaacactggaacaggctgtgcagataggctgtggagtctccttctctggagatattcaaaaccagcctggatgccatcctgcgcaatgtgattctgctcagcaggggggttggactggatgatcttcagaggtcccttccaaccctgtccattctgtgattctgtgaagggagcccagagctgcaggtgcATGGGGGAGGAAGCTGCTTGGGGCCCTTGCTggcctgagcagagcaggaagggtgCCCAGGGCATCCATCTCCCCACTGCAGCCTGCCAGGACCTGCAACCTGGTCATGGAGCTTCCATGTTGCGCAGGGGGAGGGCAAAGCCATGGGGtgtggggcagagcaggagctgctgggcctgcagagcaggaaaagctTAGTTCCCCAGCTCGGGGCTCATCTGCAGAAAAGTGGTCATGAGCCCTGCCTCTTTTTCACTTTCATGTCCCTAATTTTCCAAAGTGGGGCAAGCTAATGGGTTCTGCCTCAGCCATTTAAATGTCCTGTTATTGAGTCTCTCACTCTGAGTTTGCCACAGATGACCCAGGATGTCAAATGGATGTTCAGCTGTCTACTAGGAATAAGGGACACTATCTCCATTTCCCAATGGTCATTTCAACTTTAGGTCAATCCCAAGAACCCCCTTAAGAAGGGGTTTGTTTTTGAAGAGGTTTCATGTGCTGGGCATCAGTTACAGGGACAAagaccactgctggcagtggatGTGCCCTGAGTACTTCACCTGGCTTCACCTGATCTGCCAAAATGCTATGGTCATCTGCAGATCCTTTCTGACAGCTGCCTGTCCAGGGAATTACTTTAGATGCACGGGGGCCTCTGGAGGTGGCACTGGTTGTTCATGGTCAGACAGCAAAACTCTGCCTGAATTCCCGGTAATTTCTTCAGAACGTAAGTAATAAAGCAAGTACTCATCACCTCAAATGATTCAATCCCTTCCGTAAAATGTCACCAAGCATAGTTTCTATCATGaggaaatgtgaattttcaggatGTATATTAATCACTGGAGAAATACTGATGTTCACCTGTACTTGCATTGTTATCGCTTTGTCTACCATGGTGTGCTCCCTCATCTTCCAGGTACATCCACAAGACCCTGGTACATTAAACAGACCCTGCTCAATGTCCACTTTCCAGATGCCTCTCTGGATCTATGGACTTCCCGTTGTTCTCCTGGTTTGCCCTTCCCTTACTCTTTGATCATTCAGACCACTCACTGACCCAGTTGCTGCTTTGAGCTTTGGAAGTTCAAGCTTGCCCATCTGTCAGCAGTCTGTCTAATTGTTTCCTTAGCAagcactttttcatttatcattgAATTGGTATGATATGGATTAATActaacattattatttataatttcctATTtatcaatataaaatatttcttgtacaCTCATCCTTTTGGGAAGGTAAACCTCACAGGAGTTATATAAGATGATGAGGTTACtttcttttggggaaaattgcagcatgttttccttctgtttgtttggaaATAGGATAAACGCTCCTGTGCCTGTGTGTAGCCTGCTCTCTAAGGAAAGCAGGAGGGAGCTAGTGCAAAGGAGTTGTAATATCCAGCTGCAGACTTTAGTGCAGAAGCATGGTGTAAGGAAAAGTGATGCAAGTGCCAGGTGGCCAATGAGAGAAATGTCAGGGCTCGGGTGGTGAGGAATAAGGTTGTCCATACAGTGTCAGACCAcaaaagtctgcttttcctccctgtgcAGGTCTCTGAAGGAGACACCCTGGATCAATATAATAGGAGAATGAAACTCTAAActgaaatgcacaaaaaaacattatttaagaTGAGAGAAGTATATTATTAGGTGCTTTTTGAAATCTTACTCCTTAACTACACCATAAAAGCTCTTCAATTAGTTCTCTAAACTGCAGATTATGAAAGCAAACGCAATGAGTATCACCATGGCACTGCAGGAGAGCTCCAGCAATGGTGCAAAACCACAGAAGAGGTTCATGACACTGGGGCCACCAAATTGtagcagggaggaggagaaaattgCTGTACATGAGAGAAATTCCCCTGGTTCAGGtactgctgccttctgcagtcAGACCTTCCACTTCACAAGCATTGCAGATAACAGGGATGGCATATAGCCCAGGACTCACCGTAGGACATGACCCCAAGCAGGAAGCACTCTGGTCATGCAGAAGGTGCAGCTGATAGTGCTCCCACCTCTGTGAGCAAAGGGAATGCTGTATCCAGTCAGGAAGCTGGCCAGCATCTGGCACAGGGTGGTGGAGCTGTACAAGATCTGCAAGGAGGACAAATCCCCAAGGAAGAAAGGCCACAGTCATCTGCTGGTGTTTGCTTGTAGGCACCAGCACAATGATGAGAGTGTTCCACATCCCAGTCACCTTGCTGGTCATGtgaaagagggagaagaggtTTGTCTATGCGTAGAGGATCTTCCAGATGGACAGCTGGGGAAACTCATCGAATGGTGTCTTAGTGTACCATTCTGTTCATGAAAACCATTTTAGAGCATTCTGGTCCTCCCTCTCTTGTTAGGACACCAATGAGcaagatgtttctttctcagttcCTAAAAGGAATGGTGAAGGGTGTTCAGAGGGGTGAAATGATTCCTGGAAATCATGGCTACAGTGTCCTGCCATGCACTGGGAACACAATAGGGGTTAAGGGAGGGCATCATTTCTTCACGTTTGACAACCAAACTTTAATAGCACAAATCACACTTCTAAAACCAGTCTCTACCACATTCAGCAAGGATCAGTTGGTGATGAATTCAGTTTGCTTCAAACACCACACCCCAGGAGAGACCCTGCTGCCTTCGGGAGCTGTCAGCCCTCAGGCCTTGGGGACACCTCGAGGGAGCCCAATGCACAGAGCAAGCGATGCCATGGtcgggtgctgtgctgctgagctgggctgggctcctgggcccaaggggagctcctggcaagcgggcagcgctgcagagagacagctctgcccaggaacagctcctctgcacagtgcagcagggctgggggctctggcCGCAGGTGtcatggggagaggagagaaggaaagaggggTTGGAGGCAGTGAGGAGCGCAACAACAGAGGGCAGCGTGTGGCAGGACAGATCTGCAGACTCTCGACACCGTGAGTCTCTGGCAGCAGGGCAAAGTAGATGGGGTTGCCAAAGTGGTCTTTTACAGATGGTACATCTGATGCCTAATAGCATCTGACAGGATggttctctttgtttttccagagaagAGTAGAAAATGCTGTAGAGAATGTCATTTATGAGGGAGCATTTCAAGAGGAAGACTGAGGCTTGTTTTATCTGAAGGGGAAGGCTTTTTTGGACTCTGTGGTTTAAGATTTCTGCTGCAAAGGTTTTACAGGTTTCATGGTAATTGGTTGTCAGGATTGTACAGGAGACTGAGTCTACTAGAGCATTGGACTGAGAGATCAATATGTCAGCTATGAACTTCATAAAGTTCCTTCAGCCACCTCAGTTTAAAGACTGCACCAACGTCATGTTTGTGATCTCAGGTTTTAACTGAGCTGACACAGaaccagctcccagcagggacATGGGCAGGCAGtgagagggagctgctgccacaAATGCTGTGCGAGGGAGGACTCAGGCACCTCCCTGCCATCATGCCCTGTAGGGCAGGTGCCTTCCCTGGGACAccccctgctctcctcttccACCAGAAGAGCCTCTGCCCTCAAGCCTTTGGtgtccccagcaggagctgcctcatctgcaggcagagctgcagcagaggagggtCTGCTGAGTGTCTGTCTGTCCCTCCCTGGCCTtgcctcccctggcagcagcacggtGCCATCATTCCTGGCCTCTCTACCCacccgtgctgctgctgctcttgtttccaggctggctggggatggGTGTTTCAGATGCACGTGGAGTGAGCCCTTGGTGTGCTTGGCTGGAAAGGGAGTACGGGGACagggtgaggggtctggagatgTGCACTTTGAGCCTGGATTcttctgctctcagcagtgTCCAGGTTCTTCTCGGGTGAAGTCTAATTGTCCTGCAGCTCAAAGAGATGCCAGCACAGGTCAACACAAACCAGGGAGAGGATCCACTTGGAATGCAGGAGAATTGCACAGGATTTCTGCCTTAGATACTCTCCTCAGGAGTGGCTGATCAGCTAGAACAAAAGACACAATTATAAATCCACCTATGTTCTTTACCTATTGCTGTAGAACAGGACTCACTCCTGAATTACCCACAGCAGTATGTCCTGCTCCAAGGGAACGCCTCAGGCAGCATCAATACATCCACAGGAAAGGGATCTGCCAAATGTCTGTGTGCAATCGGGCAAGCGCAATGGGGGGTTTAtatgagaaatggaaatgtttttttctcagataaCTCTGGTATTTTATCACTGTATTTCTGTTCCTTGGGCAGGACCCCATGCCCAGAACCAACAAATGCCCAACATCAGCTCTGTGAacgagttcctcctgctggcattcgcagacacgcgggagctgcagctcctgcacttcgggctcttcctgggcatctacctggctgccctcctgggcaacggcctcatcctcaccgcCGTAGCCtgcgaccaccgcctccacacccccatgtacttcttcctcctcaacctcgccctcctcgacctgggATGCATCTCCACCTCTGTacccaaagccatggccaattccctctgggacaccagggccatctcctatcaaggatgtgctgcacaggttttttttttagtcttcttCTTTGGTTCAGAGTATTCTCTTCTCATCACCATGGCCTACGAtcgctacgttgccatctgcaagcccctgcactacgggagcctcctgggcaaCAGAGCTTGTGCcaagatggcagcagctgcctggggcagtggctttctctatgctgtcctgcacacagccagtacattttccctgcccctctgccaaggcaatgctgtggaccagttcttctgtgaaatcccccagatcctcaagctctcttGCTCAGGTGCCTACATCAGGGAAGGTCAGCTTATCATGTTTAGTGCCTGTTTAACCACtgtatgctttgttttcattgtggtgtcctatgtgcagatcttcagggtgGTACTCAGGATGCCCTCTGACCAGGGATGGCataaagccttttccacgtgcctccctcacctggctgtggtctcCCTGTTTGTCAGCACTGTCATGTTTGCCCATCTTAAGCCCCCCTTGATCTTCTCCCCATCCCTTGACCTGgtggtggcagttctgtactccTTGGCACCTCCAGCActgaaccccctcatctacagcatgaggaaccaggagctcaaggatGCTTTGAGGAAACTGATGCACTGATGTCTTTCAAAATCAGGAAATTGCCCTTTATCTTCCACATATAACTGATAATGTAATGCATTTCTGGCACAAGGTTTATTTTGCTGGTTTTTGGACTTTTTTAATAGTCAGCTTGGGGATGTGTGTAATGGGGGTTGCATGGGGAAGGGGTTCCACAGTGGATGTCCAGGCCAGCACAGATCTGCTCACCTGGGAATTGCTCCTTGGGATATGGGATATCCCAGAAGAGCATGCCCCCCTGTGTGTGCAGGGGAGATATGGGAAGGGAAAACCTTTGCTACTGCTGCCAGCAGGCCCATAATATGCACGTAGAGAGATGAACACGTGCGAGCACAAAGGCTATTGTAGATATTCCTACAAGTCTCATGAAGGCCAGTGGGGCAGATAGTGTCACAAGGCCAAGTAATGTTCCTGAAGGCAGCTCTGGGATGTGCTTCCTTGAACGTCCCTATGCCCATTCCTCATACCTTGGGGTATCTcagaggagggcagagcagggtgagGCACCGCATGGCTGAGGTGCCTCCCAGCCTctggcagtggctgcaggagccagagGGACACTGCAAGTGCTGCAGTGCACTGCCCATGGTGTGCAAGGCAGTGTCCctctggctcctgcagccactgccagACGTTCAGTGTCTCTGAACAGCCCCGTGTGTATGAGGAGCATGGGAGGCCAGCTCAGTCATAGGCACCTCACAGAGCCCTGACACTGCCCTGTGTGACTCCAGAAACAACCCCTGTTGTCCCTGTGAGATTTCTGTCATGCCTCTTGCACAGGTTTATTGCAGATTCCCCTCTCTGCTATGTCACTATACCGTGACTTTCTGGACTGGGCTGTCAAAAGTTTGGATCAGAGATTTCTGGGGTCTTGGAAAAGGCAGGCATCAAACGCACcttaaggaatgaaaaaaaaaaaaaaaagaaaaaaaaaaaaaaaaaagagatgaggaGAAATGCAATTTTCACCTCTGCTCCTGGGTGACATGATGGGGAAAGTCCTGCCACAGCCATCTTCATGTtcatggaggaaaacaaagaatagCTGAAGCAgtagggaaggggaaagaaggaaatgtggTGAACCAGGACTTTATCAAGGCCTTTGCCATGGTCTCCTGTAGTCTCCCTTTAGCCAGACGGTGATATTTGGACTGAAGAAGGGGATGATGATGTATGtatggaggggggggggaagagggtatggggggggaggggaggagggggactGTGGCTGGACATTAGTGGTACAAAGTCCTCCTGCTAGCCAGTTACCAGCAGCATCCCTCAGTGACGGTCACTTGGGCCAACACCATTAACCCTCTTTCTTATCTCCGTTTATGATGACATGGAGTGCATTTTCA
The genomic region above belongs to Oxyura jamaicensis isolate SHBP4307 breed ruddy duck chromosome Z, BPBGC_Ojam_1.0, whole genome shotgun sequence and contains:
- the LOC118156647 gene encoding olfactory receptor 14C36-like codes for the protein MPNISSVNEFLLLAFADTRELQLLHFGLFLGIYLAALLGNGLILTAVACDHRLHTPMYFFLLNLALLDLGCISTSVPKAMANSLWDTRAISYQGCAAQVFFLVFFFGSEYSLLITMAYDRYVAICKPLHYGSLLGNRACAKMAAAAWGSGFLYAVLHTASTFSLPLCQGNAVDQFFCEIPQILKLSCSGAYIREGQLIMFSACLTTVCFVFIVVSYVQIFRVVLRMPSDQGWHKAFSTCLPHLAVVSLFVSTVMFAHLKPPLIFSPSLDLVVAVLYSLAPPALNPLIYSMRNQELKDALRKLMH